In one Clostridia bacterium genomic region, the following are encoded:
- a CDS encoding LeuA family protein produces MSVNCSELIYDWNQVFAQALKPKGRVLLDDESLRDGLQSPSVRDPSISEKIEILHLMENLGLNMLDVGLPGAGPRAFEHSLALVQEIARAGLNIKPNAAARTHENDIRPVAEIQQKTGIPVEVAMFIGSSPIRRYTEGWTDDFLLQTTEKAVKLARSLDLEIMYVTEDTTRCDPETIKRLYTTAIENGAHAICITDTCGHATPMGTLGLVRYVTEEVVGPTKQPIRVDWHGHCDRGLAVANSLSALVAGAECIHACAVGIGERVGNTQMDLMLVNLKLMGVEPWASQDLSAMKAYCEGVALATDMPIPKNYPVVGGDAFRTATGVHAAAVIKAFRKNDTELMNTVYSGVPSHYFGMEQIIDIGPMSGKSNVQFWLERRGIEPTEELVDRIFYRAKRSDRCLTDAEVLDCHACYLREREAKR; encoded by the coding sequence GTGTCCGTGAATTGTTCTGAGCTGATTTACGACTGGAACCAGGTATTTGCTCAGGCGTTGAAGCCGAAGGGCCGCGTCCTTCTCGATGACGAATCGTTGCGCGATGGGCTTCAGTCACCCTCCGTTCGCGATCCGTCCATCTCCGAGAAGATCGAGATCCTCCACTTGATGGAGAACCTCGGCCTCAACATGCTCGACGTCGGTCTGCCGGGTGCAGGGCCTCGCGCCTTCGAACATTCGCTCGCTCTTGTACAGGAGATCGCGCGCGCCGGGCTCAACATCAAGCCCAACGCTGCCGCCCGCACTCACGAGAACGACATACGCCCCGTAGCCGAGATTCAGCAGAAGACCGGTATCCCCGTTGAGGTCGCCATGTTCATTGGGTCCAGCCCCATCCGTCGCTACACGGAGGGGTGGACAGACGACTTCCTGCTTCAGACAACGGAAAAAGCCGTTAAGCTCGCGCGCTCGCTCGACCTCGAGATCATGTACGTTACCGAGGACACGACCCGTTGCGATCCTGAAACTATCAAGCGCCTCTACACCACTGCCATCGAGAACGGCGCGCACGCCATTTGCATTACGGACACCTGCGGACACGCCACGCCCATGGGCACGCTGGGCCTCGTTCGCTACGTGACGGAAGAAGTTGTGGGCCCAACGAAGCAGCCTATCCGCGTGGATTGGCACGGCCATTGTGATCGCGGGCTTGCCGTCGCGAATTCGCTTTCGGCGCTGGTCGCCGGTGCCGAATGTATCCATGCTTGCGCCGTCGGGATAGGGGAACGCGTCGGCAACACGCAGATGGATCTCATGCTGGTGAATTTGAAGTTGATGGGCGTGGAGCCGTGGGCCAGCCAGGACCTGAGCGCAATGAAGGCTTACTGTGAAGGCGTCGCGCTGGCCACGGACATGCCCATTCCGAAGAATTATCCCGTCGTCGGCGGCGATGCATTCCGCACCGCGACGGGCGTGCACGCCGCGGCCGTTATCAAAGCGTTCAGGAAGAACGACACCGAATTGATGAACACCGTTTACTCCGGCGTGCCCTCACACTATTTCGGCATGGAGCAGATCATCGACATAGGTCCGATGAGCGGCAAGTCCAACGTGCAGTTCTGGCTGGAGCGCCGCGGGATCGAGCCGACCGAGGAGTTGGTCGATCGCATCTTCTATAGAGCCAAACGATCTGATCGCTGCCTTACTGATGCCGAGGTGCTCGACTGTCACGCCTGCTATCTACGCGAGAGGGAAGCAAAGCGCTAA